In a single window of the Caldalkalibacillus uzonensis genome:
- a CDS encoding GntR family transcriptional regulator, whose amino-acid sequence MPINPDGTKPIYVQIAEWLETEILSGNIAADEKIYSQYQLAEMFNINPATAAKGLKLLAEQNILYKKRGLGMFVSSQAKELILHRRKNETLIHLVEELITEAQRVGLSETELLSLVQSSYQQRKGKGES is encoded by the coding sequence TTGCCAATTAATCCAGATGGGACGAAACCAATCTATGTTCAGATAGCTGAATGGTTAGAAACGGAGATTTTGTCAGGCAATATTGCTGCTGATGAAAAAATTTACTCCCAATATCAACTGGCTGAGATGTTTAACATTAACCCAGCTACCGCAGCTAAAGGATTAAAATTGTTGGCTGAACAAAACATTCTCTACAAAAAACGGGGGTTAGGCATGTTTGTCTCTTCGCAAGCAAAAGAATTGATCCTCCACAGGCGCAAAAACGAAACCTTAATCCACCTGGTTGAGGAGCTCATCACTGAAGCCCAGCGTGTGGGTCTCAGTGAAACTGAATTGTTGTCTTTAGTCCAATCTTCATATCAACAACGCAAGGGGAAAGGGGAATCTTGA
- a CDS encoding DUF4127 family protein: MKKVKKLICLMMVFSLCTTAFFSLPMSDVHALGKQGKVKPLATILLVPLDDRPANIYFPQHIGKAAGIDVLIPPREKLGYFTSPGDGEAIGEWLLEQGDHADAFVISVSMLAYGGLIASRTGIQSYEKAVENVQIIKNIREKYPDKPIYVYDTIQRLAVTAISDEYLEYYNEVREWAILYDKVVNLGMEEGRERLEELQRTIPPHVLEDYLNARARNHQINQLLVDWVDEGIIDFLILAQDDAAEYGLHRAEREVLVNKIEQLQVQDRAFVFPGADEIDAVLVARFVNQLLKQSPAFYVEYAGIHGSEWIAPFEDTTFDYNVEKHILAAGGTIVENQEDADIYLLLNTPSDNRPEDINKLVNRIKELIDLNKQVAIGDVIEVNRSEAVFVEMLLEQIDVTKLLAYSGWNTAGNTLGITIGHAASRYTFLEQTSGMGVPQYLHAAKAHYEFLLHRFAKDDGYKNVVHPRARNFIQSIGGSEWDLGDHYDEVNGFVQEQLKSETENYFEHFAGKEVYIGSRGNKDFYATISKLEDVHVKLPWPRIFEAELEPILILE, translated from the coding sequence ATGAAGAAAGTTAAAAAGTTAATATGTCTCATGATGGTGTTTTCTCTCTGTACGACAGCATTTTTCAGCTTGCCAATGAGCGATGTTCATGCTTTAGGAAAACAAGGTAAAGTTAAACCTTTAGCGACAATTTTACTTGTTCCACTCGATGACCGCCCCGCTAATATTTATTTCCCCCAACACATCGGTAAAGCGGCAGGGATTGATGTCTTGATTCCTCCAAGGGAAAAATTGGGTTATTTTACATCCCCGGGGGATGGAGAAGCCATAGGTGAATGGTTGCTGGAACAAGGGGATCATGCAGATGCTTTTGTAATTTCAGTCAGCATGTTGGCGTACGGAGGTTTAATTGCGTCAAGAACAGGGATCCAATCTTATGAAAAAGCAGTTGAAAATGTACAGATCATTAAAAACATTAGAGAGAAATATCCGGACAAACCGATTTATGTTTATGATACGATCCAACGGTTAGCGGTCACCGCCATTAGCGATGAGTATCTTGAATATTACAATGAAGTTAGAGAATGGGCCATCCTATATGATAAAGTAGTGAATCTTGGCATGGAAGAAGGAAGAGAGAGATTGGAGGAATTGCAGCGCACGATACCGCCTCATGTCTTGGAAGATTATTTAAATGCCAGAGCAAGAAATCATCAAATAAATCAACTATTGGTGGATTGGGTGGATGAAGGGATAATAGATTTTCTGATTCTTGCTCAGGATGATGCTGCTGAATACGGACTTCATCGAGCGGAAAGGGAGGTCTTGGTTAATAAAATAGAACAGCTTCAAGTACAGGATCGGGCATTTGTATTCCCTGGCGCTGATGAGATCGATGCCGTTCTGGTTGCAAGGTTTGTTAATCAATTATTGAAACAGTCGCCTGCTTTTTATGTTGAGTATGCAGGGATTCATGGATCAGAATGGATTGCTCCCTTTGAAGACACCACTTTTGACTATAATGTTGAAAAACACATTCTTGCCGCAGGCGGAACTATTGTAGAGAACCAAGAGGATGCAGATATTTATTTATTACTAAACACACCTTCTGACAACAGACCAGAAGATATTAATAAACTAGTTAATCGAATAAAAGAATTAATTGATTTAAATAAGCAGGTGGCCATTGGAGATGTGATTGAGGTGAACCGTTCTGAAGCCGTCTTTGTTGAAATGCTTCTGGAGCAAATCGATGTAACCAAGCTGCTTGCCTACAGTGGGTGGAACACAGCCGGCAATACTTTGGGGATTACCATTGGTCATGCTGCTTCACGCTATACATTCTTAGAACAAACGTCAGGGATGGGCGTTCCTCAATATTTGCATGCTGCTAAAGCCCATTATGAATTTTTACTCCACCGCTTTGCCAAAGATGACGGTTACAAAAATGTTGTCCATCCCAGAGCAAGAAACTTTATTCAGTCTATTGGTGGAAGCGAGTGGGACTTGGGAGACCATTATGATGAAGTTAATGGTTTTGTACAAGAACAATTAAAATCAGAAACGGAAAATTATTTTGAGCACTTCGCAGGTAAGGAAGTCTATATTGGTTCAAGAGGAAATAAAGATTTTTACGCAACAATTTCAAAATTAGAAGATGTCCACGTGAAGCTACCATGGCCTCGAATCTTTGAAGCGGAATTGGAACCTATCTTGATTCTAGAGTAA
- a CDS encoding 4a-hydroxytetrahydrobiopterin dehydratase, protein MRLEEQAITEHLAQLKTWKRDGKWIERKYRFQEFMDAIEFVNQIAQVAESLNHHPMIHIEYKLVTLRLTSWHAGGLTELDFTSAERYDQLYEAQQTGKGEAP, encoded by the coding sequence ATGCGTTTGGAAGAACAAGCCATCACCGAGCATCTTGCTCAGCTTAAAACGTGGAAGAGGGACGGCAAGTGGATTGAGCGCAAATACCGCTTTCAAGAATTTATGGATGCCATTGAGTTTGTCAATCAGATAGCTCAGGTAGCTGAATCACTCAATCACCATCCCATGATCCATATTGAGTACAAACTGGTCACTCTGCGCTTAACCAGCTGGCATGCTGGCGGATTGACCGAACTGGATTTTACTTCAGCTGAGCGCTATGACCAGCTGTATGAGGCACAACAAACAGGAAAAGGGGAAGCACCATGA
- a CDS encoding glutathione peroxidase, translating into MSIYDFTARLINGQEQSLADYKGQVVLIVNTASRCGFTPQYRELEQLYQTYKDRGFVVLGFPCNQFMNQEPGSEEEILSFCQTNYNATFPLFAKVEVKGNSAHPLFRYLTRQAKGIFTDEIKWNFTKFLIDKDGQVVKRYAPTTSPLKIAPDIERLLGQGSATNA; encoded by the coding sequence ATGAGTATCTATGATTTTACTGCCCGCTTGATTAATGGCCAAGAGCAATCTTTGGCAGATTACAAGGGACAGGTGGTTTTAATTGTCAACACAGCCAGCCGCTGCGGTTTTACACCACAGTACCGGGAGCTGGAACAACTCTACCAAACTTACAAGGATCGAGGATTTGTTGTGCTAGGTTTTCCTTGCAACCAGTTCATGAACCAGGAACCAGGCAGTGAGGAGGAGATTCTTTCTTTTTGCCAGACGAATTACAATGCCACGTTTCCCCTGTTCGCCAAGGTGGAGGTGAAAGGGAATTCAGCCCACCCCTTGTTCCGCTATCTGACCCGGCAAGCGAAGGGGATCTTCACGGATGAAATCAAATGGAATTTCACCAAGTTCCTGATCGACAAGGATGGCCAGGTTGTCAAACGTTACGCGCCCACTACCTCACCTCTAAAAATAGCTCCCGATATTGAGCGTTTATTAGGGCAGGGTTCTGCCACCAATGCTTAA
- a CDS encoding sigma-54-dependent Fis family transcriptional regulator, with protein MKNPNIAIYSTRELAQKNTELQYAWEHFVKGNPPPGGNPFTEKLREIILQSWQRCQALRVDPGQKETKLALTDKELTELLQNSQLYRIAKPIIDDLSFHLSGTGYIVTLCDQNGRIIYLKGERRILNEAEKMNFVPGADWSEQAAGTNAIGTSIVTKQPTQIFSAEHFCQGCHPWTCSSAPILHPFTNEVLGALDLTGLWPDAQPHTLATALSSAFTIQQQFQQSLTDMHHYLVSSYDQAVNRWPNDGVLLLNPAMEVVKGDPHMLKYFQLSKWKDLQSKPEFHPLVNELVRHSQSPPQQQNNTKSEVELPAFGCNACIERLQCNQDIAGYLIVFKNINKINRTFYLIDDVQPWQHIVGQSNAIKNVIRQCQKVAHTDVPVLLTGESGTGKEKIARTIHEASPRKKETFLAINCGAIPKELMASEMFGYEPGTFTGGAKAGKKGKFEEADGGTLFLDEIGEMPLDLQVYLLRVLQESEVLRLGASAPRRVNVRIIAATNKNLEEMVREGRFRKDLYYRLNVVDIHMPPLRERKEDIPSLAHYFLKEYARQHNKNIDGLDESTLSLFESYSWPGNIRELQNVIQYAVIFAETAYIQPQHLPSTIRQQERHRDPTEGYGQGQETSGLSLSEGENDLIHAQQQDKNLSPLEIKEKKLLLQLLDQTNWNLSAVAKKCNIARTTLYRKIKKYGLR; from the coding sequence ATGAAAAACCCCAACATAGCTATATACTCAACCCGTGAACTGGCTCAAAAAAACACTGAATTACAGTATGCATGGGAACACTTCGTTAAGGGAAATCCTCCCCCCGGCGGCAATCCTTTTACAGAGAAATTACGGGAAATAATCCTGCAATCATGGCAACGTTGTCAGGCGCTCCGCGTTGATCCAGGCCAAAAAGAAACAAAGCTTGCCTTGACCGACAAAGAGTTAACGGAGTTGCTCCAAAATTCTCAACTGTACCGGATTGCCAAACCGATTATCGATGATTTATCTTTTCATCTTTCAGGGACGGGTTACATTGTCACCTTATGCGATCAAAACGGCCGGATTATCTATCTGAAAGGTGAACGCCGTATTCTTAATGAAGCGGAAAAAATGAACTTTGTTCCAGGAGCAGATTGGAGTGAACAAGCAGCGGGAACGAATGCAATCGGCACATCTATCGTAACTAAACAACCGACGCAAATTTTTTCGGCAGAACATTTTTGCCAAGGATGTCACCCCTGGACGTGCTCATCTGCTCCCATTCTTCATCCATTTACCAATGAAGTGCTGGGTGCCCTTGATCTTACCGGACTTTGGCCTGATGCACAACCTCACACTTTAGCCACCGCTCTGTCCAGCGCTTTTACCATTCAGCAGCAATTCCAACAGTCATTGACCGACATGCATCACTATTTAGTCTCAAGTTATGATCAAGCCGTTAACCGATGGCCAAATGACGGTGTCTTACTCTTAAATCCGGCCATGGAAGTTGTAAAAGGTGATCCGCATATGCTTAAATATTTCCAACTTTCAAAATGGAAAGACTTGCAAAGTAAACCTGAATTCCACCCGCTTGTCAATGAACTTGTCAGGCATTCACAAAGTCCACCACAGCAGCAAAACAACACGAAAAGCGAAGTTGAATTACCTGCATTCGGATGTAACGCCTGCATTGAACGCCTGCAGTGCAATCAAGATATAGCCGGTTACTTAATCGTTTTTAAAAACATCAACAAGATTAACCGTACATTTTATCTTATTGATGATGTCCAGCCGTGGCAGCACATCGTTGGCCAATCCAACGCCATTAAAAATGTTATCCGTCAATGTCAGAAAGTGGCCCATACTGATGTACCCGTCCTGTTGACCGGTGAAAGCGGTACAGGAAAAGAAAAGATCGCCCGCACAATTCATGAGGCCAGCCCGCGTAAAAAAGAAACATTTTTGGCCATTAACTGCGGTGCGATTCCGAAGGAGCTTATGGCAAGCGAAATGTTTGGTTATGAACCTGGCACTTTTACCGGTGGCGCCAAAGCAGGAAAAAAGGGGAAATTCGAAGAAGCAGACGGCGGAACATTGTTTCTGGATGAAATCGGGGAAATGCCGTTGGATCTGCAAGTCTATTTGCTCCGTGTCTTACAGGAGAGTGAGGTATTGCGGCTGGGCGCTTCCGCCCCCAGGAGAGTCAATGTACGTATCATTGCTGCGACGAATAAAAATTTGGAGGAGATGGTCCGGGAAGGGCGTTTCCGCAAGGATTTGTATTATCGCTTGAATGTGGTAGACATACACATGCCCCCTTTGCGGGAGCGGAAAGAGGATATCCCTTCGCTGGCTCATTATTTTCTCAAAGAATATGCACGTCAACACAATAAAAATATTGACGGTTTGGATGAGAGTACCTTATCTCTGTTTGAATCGTATTCCTGGCCTGGAAACATCCGTGAGCTGCAAAACGTTATTCAATATGCCGTTATTTTTGCAGAGACAGCTTACATACAACCTCAGCATCTCCCGTCAACAATACGGCAGCAGGAAAGACATCGTGACCCTACTGAAGGTTATGGGCAGGGGCAGGAGACATCCGGTTTGTCCCTTAGTGAAGGGGAAAATGACCTCATCCATGCCCAGCAGCAAGACAAGAACTTATCCCCATTAGAAATCAAGGAAAAGAAATTGTTGCTCCAATTGCTCGATCAGACAAATTGGAATTTATCAGCGGTGGCCAAAAAATGCAATATTGCCCGGACGACGTTATACCGTAAAATCAAAAAGTACGGGTTAAGGTGA
- a CDS encoding hydantoinase B/oxoprolinase family protein, translating to MAIREEELYRKNKFPIGWDGKTLKQMRMEIDEISRATGHYAGLKELPFKEAEPIRYEKIFSKLRGGVVHARETAKKVAASPIVEQEGELCFTLYTPEGDSIVTSTGIIIHVGTMGAAIKYMIKNDYEDNPGIEDGDIFCNNDCQIGNVHPCDVHTIVPIFYDGELIGWVGGVTHVIDVGATAPGSMTVGPVTRYDDGYQVACRKIGANDTLFKDWLIESQRSVRTTKYWLLDERTRLAGCHMIRDLVLDIVNEEGIEAYKQFIREVIEDGRRGFINQVKTLLIPGRYRQVSFVDVPYKNLDVPPYAKVDTIMHAPTEVIVHKDGKFEIDFEGVNRWGWHSYNATPVSITSGIWVMMSQTLIPNDRVNDGAYYASQFDLPYGSWLNPDDIRTAHSYAWHFLVSAWSPLWRALSRNYFARGYLEEVNAGNANTSNWLQGGGYNQFNENHAVNSFESAAEGVGASAVRDGISHAAAIWNPEGDMGDMEIWELAEPLIYLGRSIKPNTGGYGKYRGGSGYETLRLVYGAKDWTMFFMGNGYISSDCGLMGGYPAASGYRFEAHGTDIKERIEKRLPIPTGGDPDPDNPQYETVMNAKEVVRDKQSITTETIFENYDLYLNYLRGGPGFGDPLERKPHMIEADLNEGHLLPRFAESVYGAVVYQDETGTYKVDVEKTAQRRQEKRRERLKRGVPVKEWMKQEREKIINKEASVQVQHMYASSFGLSEKFFNEFKSFWSLPADWVLKEEELDMPTFGVKIKRN from the coding sequence ATGGCCATTCGAGAGGAAGAGCTTTATCGTAAAAATAAATTTCCCATCGGTTGGGACGGAAAAACGCTTAAGCAAATGAGGATGGAGATTGATGAGATCAGCAGGGCCACAGGCCATTATGCGGGATTGAAAGAACTGCCTTTTAAAGAAGCAGAGCCGATCCGCTATGAAAAAATCTTCTCCAAATTGCGCGGTGGGGTTGTTCATGCCAGGGAAACGGCCAAAAAGGTAGCCGCCTCCCCGATTGTTGAACAGGAAGGGGAACTTTGCTTTACGCTGTATACACCGGAAGGAGACTCTATCGTCACTTCGACGGGGATTATTATACACGTCGGGACGATGGGAGCAGCGATCAAATACATGATCAAAAACGACTATGAAGACAACCCCGGGATTGAAGACGGTGATATCTTCTGTAATAATGACTGTCAAATCGGAAACGTACACCCGTGTGACGTGCACACCATTGTACCCATCTTTTATGACGGGGAATTGATCGGCTGGGTTGGCGGCGTTACCCATGTCATCGATGTGGGCGCAACGGCACCTGGAAGCATGACCGTAGGACCAGTCACACGCTATGACGACGGGTATCAGGTGGCTTGCCGGAAAATTGGCGCGAATGACACTTTGTTCAAAGATTGGCTCATTGAAAGCCAACGCTCTGTGCGTACGACCAAATATTGGCTGTTGGACGAACGAACTCGTCTCGCCGGTTGCCACATGATACGCGACCTCGTCCTCGATATCGTCAATGAAGAAGGCATCGAGGCCTACAAGCAATTTATCCGCGAAGTGATCGAAGACGGACGACGGGGCTTTATTAATCAAGTCAAAACCTTGCTCATTCCGGGACGATACCGCCAAGTCTCCTTTGTCGACGTGCCGTATAAAAATTTGGATGTTCCGCCATATGCTAAGGTGGATACGATCATGCACGCACCGACGGAGGTCATCGTGCATAAAGACGGCAAATTCGAGATCGACTTCGAAGGGGTTAACCGTTGGGGATGGCACAGTTATAATGCCACACCAGTCTCCATCACGAGCGGCATTTGGGTGATGATGTCTCAAACGCTCATCCCAAATGACCGGGTCAATGACGGCGCCTATTACGCCAGTCAGTTCGATTTGCCATATGGTTCTTGGTTAAATCCCGACGACATCCGCACAGCGCACAGTTACGCTTGGCACTTCCTCGTCTCCGCTTGGAGTCCGTTATGGCGGGCCTTGAGCCGCAATTATTTTGCCCGCGGCTATCTGGAAGAAGTCAACGCCGGAAATGCCAATACATCCAACTGGCTGCAAGGCGGCGGTTACAATCAGTTTAACGAAAACCACGCTGTGAACAGTTTTGAATCAGCTGCTGAAGGTGTCGGGGCAAGTGCCGTACGGGATGGAATCAGCCACGCCGCAGCTATTTGGAATCCGGAAGGCGACATGGGCGATATGGAAATTTGGGAATTGGCCGAACCGCTCATCTATTTAGGCAGAAGCATCAAGCCCAACACGGGCGGTTACGGCAAATACCGGGGAGGCAGCGGATACGAGACATTACGCTTAGTATATGGCGCCAAAGACTGGACCATGTTTTTCATGGGTAACGGTTATATCTCCAGTGATTGCGGGCTGATGGGCGGCTATCCGGCCGCATCAGGCTATCGTTTTGAGGCGCACGGAACGGACATTAAAGAGCGGATCGAAAAACGATTACCCATTCCGACTGGCGGCGATCCGGATCCTGACAACCCTCAATACGAAACAGTCATGAATGCCAAAGAAGTCGTTCGTGACAAACAATCGATTACGACCGAAACCATCTTTGAAAACTATGATCTGTATCTCAATTATTTACGCGGAGGCCCGGGATTCGGTGATCCACTGGAAAGAAAACCGCACATGATCGAAGCAGACCTGAACGAAGGTCACTTGCTGCCCCGGTTTGCCGAGAGCGTGTACGGCGCTGTTGTGTATCAGGATGAAACAGGCACCTACAAAGTTGATGTCGAAAAAACAGCACAACGCCGCCAAGAAAAGAGAAGAGAGCGCCTAAAGCGGGGCGTGCCGGTCAAAGAGTGGATGAAACAAGAAAGAGAAAAAATTATCAACAAAGAGGCGTCCGTACAAGTTCAGCATATGTATGCTTCAAGTTTCGGCCTGAGTGAAAAATTCTTTAATGAGTTTAAATCATTTTGGTCTTTACCTGCTGATTGGGTGTTAAAGGAAGAGGAGTTGGATATGCCAACCTTCGGAGTTAAAATCAAGCGGAATTAG
- a CDS encoding ATP-binding cassette domain-containing protein — MHVIETEKLSKVYGSATAIDQLSLTIGENKLIGLIGRNGAGKTTLMKLIAGYLLPSAGQIKVFGEPPFNNLTVSSNMILTNDRLPVIPTLTIAEIMDSMALFYPHWDHGLAKRLCQYFELNSKVYPNTLSKGQQSTLYTIIGIAARCPLTMLDEPTTGMDKAVRKDIYRVLLKDYLNHPRTMIISSHLLNELEEILEEIILLDKGQKKVHLPVEELSRLVIRLRGKKDALAPVLETKLVIDQQPLGPDSLTVVVKNELPEDLLRSLRQQQVEILSVPTDETCVYLTKTRQGGIDDVFNHN, encoded by the coding sequence ATGCATGTCATTGAAACGGAAAAGCTGAGCAAAGTATATGGTTCTGCCACAGCGATTGACCAGCTTTCCTTGACCATTGGAGAAAACAAACTGATCGGTTTGATTGGGCGCAACGGGGCTGGCAAAACGACTCTGATGAAACTGATCGCTGGCTATCTTTTACCCTCGGCTGGCCAGATCAAGGTCTTTGGAGAGCCGCCTTTCAACAATCTGACAGTCTCTAGCAACATGATTCTGACCAATGACCGCCTGCCTGTTATACCCACGCTGACCATTGCCGAGATCATGGATAGCATGGCCCTATTTTATCCCCACTGGGATCATGGACTGGCCAAACGCTTGTGTCAATATTTTGAATTGAATTCCAAAGTCTACCCGAATACATTGTCCAAAGGGCAACAAAGCACCTTGTACACCATTATTGGCATTGCTGCCCGCTGTCCCTTAACGATGCTTGATGAGCCAACCACAGGGATGGATAAAGCGGTACGTAAGGATATCTACCGGGTGTTGCTCAAAGATTATCTCAACCATCCCCGCACCATGATCATTTCCAGTCACTTGCTGAACGAGCTGGAAGAGATCCTGGAAGAGATTATCTTGCTCGATAAGGGACAAAAAAAAGTGCATTTGCCTGTGGAGGAATTAAGCCGGCTGGTGATCCGGCTGAGAGGTAAAAAAGACGCGCTGGCACCTGTGTTAGAGACAAAGCTGGTCATTGACCAGCAACCGCTGGGCCCTGACAGCCTCACTGTGGTCGTGAAGAATGAGTTGCCGGAGGATCTGCTGCGCTCTCTTCGTCAGCAACAGGTGGAAATATTGTCTGTGCCCACAGATGAAACTTGCGTCTATCTGACCAAAACGAGACAAGGAGGCATTGATGATGTCTTTAACCACAACTAG
- a CDS encoding alpha/beta hydrolase encodes MSAITFTFTAQDGVQIVARRWVHDQVKPKAVVQIAHGMAEHIQRYDQFARHLVKHQFAVYGNDHRGHGLTGQKMGIAGYFADEDGFDKVVSDMLQLTNMIKTEHPGVPVFLFEHSMGSFLARRYIQLHGDHIQGVILSGTGGDPGLLGKLGKLVTQYEIRKKGRKIPSPLLDKLTFGSFNKGFKPNRTAFDWLTRDEQEVDQYIKDPLCGGICTAGFFYDLFHGLQLIHDQGQVAQIPKNLPLLFISGDQDPVGKQAKGVLAAVQMYKRAGLKHVSYKLYPDGRHEMLNELNRQEVYADIVSWLEEQLEQINSMTLGL; translated from the coding sequence ATGTCTGCCATTACCTTTACATTTACAGCACAGGATGGTGTGCAGATTGTTGCCAGAAGATGGGTGCATGATCAGGTGAAACCCAAAGCGGTTGTCCAAATTGCCCATGGCATGGCCGAACATATTCAGCGTTACGACCAGTTTGCCAGGCATTTGGTCAAACATCAGTTTGCCGTATATGGTAATGATCACCGGGGACATGGTTTAACAGGTCAAAAAATGGGCATAGCTGGCTATTTTGCAGATGAGGATGGCTTTGATAAAGTGGTCAGTGATATGCTGCAACTGACCAACATGATTAAAACAGAACATCCAGGTGTTCCTGTATTTTTGTTTGAGCACAGCATGGGTTCCTTTTTGGCCAGGAGATATATCCAGTTGCACGGTGACCACATCCAAGGGGTGATTTTATCTGGAACAGGGGGAGACCCTGGTCTGTTGGGCAAGCTGGGAAAACTTGTTACCCAGTATGAGATCAGGAAGAAAGGAAGAAAAATACCCAGCCCGCTGTTAGACAAACTGACGTTTGGCAGCTTTAACAAAGGTTTTAAACCAAACAGAACAGCATTTGACTGGTTAACAAGGGATGAGCAGGAGGTGGATCAATACATCAAGGATCCCTTGTGCGGAGGAATATGTACAGCGGGCTTTTTCTATGATTTGTTTCATGGTTTGCAACTGATCCATGATCAGGGACAGGTTGCACAAATACCTAAGAACCTGCCCCTATTGTTTATATCCGGAGATCAAGACCCGGTAGGAAAACAGGCCAAGGGTGTCCTGGCCGCTGTTCAGATGTATAAACGGGCCGGGCTGAAGCATGTGTCATACAAATTGTATCCAGATGGACGCCACGAAATGTTGAATGAACTTAACAGGCAAGAAGTTTATGCAGATATCGTCAGCTGGCTGGAAGAGCAGCTTGAGCAAATCAATTCCATGACATTGGGATTGTAA
- a CDS encoding acetone carboxylase subunit gamma: MTVYDRKTIEELIDGTIEFYKLKEMLSNFKDRDRFDKYISILQERVPWDDPILLPAGLHLYIVQKPDGQRIVKCDCGHEFCDYRDNWKLHALIHVRDTEEKMAELYPKLLAPDPQWQVIREYYCPNCATQLEVEAVTPWYPVIKDFEPDIDTFYTEWLQKPLPGSKG; this comes from the coding sequence TTGACGGTTTATGATCGTAAGACGATTGAGGAGTTGATCGACGGCACGATCGAGTTTTATAAATTAAAAGAAATGCTGTCCAACTTTAAGGACAGGGACCGTTTTGACAAGTATATCAGCATATTGCAGGAACGGGTGCCCTGGGATGATCCGATCCTGTTGCCGGCAGGACTTCACTTATACATCGTTCAAAAACCGGATGGTCAGCGTATTGTGAAGTGCGATTGCGGTCACGAATTTTGTGATTATCGCGACAATTGGAAGTTGCATGCCTTAATTCATGTGCGCGATACAGAGGAAAAAATGGCTGAACTGTATCCGAAACTGTTAGCTCCAGATCCACAGTGGCAGGTTATACGTGAGTATTATTGTCCAAACTGTGCGACCCAACTCGAAGTGGAAGCAGTGACGCCGTGGTATCCGGTCATAAAAGATTTCGAGCCTGATATAGATACGTTCTATACGGAATGGTTGCAAAAACCGCTCCCTGGGTCAAAGGGATAA